The following is a genomic window from Neurospora crassa OR74A linkage group III, whole genome shotgun sequence.
TGCTCTTTTTTGCTCAAGTACTCCTCTCTTTACTCCGCTACCTACCATACTACCTAGCCGGTACGCTACACCGCAACGGCTGCTGCTTACGTGCTGCTATAGCTCCAAAGAAACCGGCCAAAATACACTGCAGTGCAGTACATAAGTGGCATCCATCGAAAATCGGGGGTCGGTATTCGGTAGCGAAAGGAGCGGGAAAGGAACGAAAAGCTTCGAACGTTGCTGTCGAAGGATTGGGCAGGCTGGGGCTCAGCGCAGGGGTGTGTGTGACCTTGTGGGTTCCTTACCCAAGCAGCAGCCTTTCCATTTGGCTACCTCTCTTTTCTTGAGTTTTGTTACATTTTTCATCTTTGCTCAGACTTCCAacagtcttttttttccttttcgttTATGCAACTTTTCTTCCTGGGACGGTCGTGATATTATGTCGGGAGCCTTTGTCTCAGCCTAGGCATATATATTACATCCACGGTATCTTTCTGACGGAGTTTTCAAAGACATTTTACAAGAATGTATATGATTTAAAGGTTATAGACGGGAACTGCATCGAAcaccgccacctccaccactaCGAAGCTGACGAAGAAAGACTTTACGAACGTACGACCTTATGAGACTGGACGACTTAAACTGAGACAAGAAGAGTATATGACACCGGCCGGCACGACTTGCGAGGGCACCGATCACATATACAAAAGACGAAACAGATACACACGCTTTCGGGTTCGCCCAAGCTAAAGCAGCTTCATTGACACGCAAGGCTTATACCGGCTACGGCACCCATCCAGCTCACACGGCGGCTCGGTACTGAATTCGGGTTTGAGAaatcttcatcatcaccaagccCCAGCTATTTATCGagccttctgcttcttcttcttcttcttcgtaacACCAACGGCATTGAAACTCAAGGGGCAAGGATATCATCAAGACCAATCAGCCATGGATCAGTACCTGTTTCAGACGTATCTCGACCAGTGCTCATTTGTGGAGGAGACTACCTCATGGATAGAAATCTTCAATTATTCGGTAAGCAAAAAGAGAACGAGAAGTCACGGGGATGGATATATCGTGGTGAGAgtggggaaaagggggagaaAGGACGAGGCAGCGGTTCGGTGTGGTGTAACGGGATGGGAGAGAAGGCGAGAAGATGAGTGTTTGTCTTGGTGGGGAGTTGATACGGTGAAAGGTATTGAGATCATGTGAGGAGATAAAGGAGAAGGGTTGCAGGGCTCTTGGGTGGGTGAAGTTGAACGAGCTGTCTCTCTGATGTGTATTCGGCAACTGATCtgtgaggaggaagatttGTTTCAAGAGTTGAGTTATAAAACCGAAGGACGGGAACTCGAGAGGGAACATGAGTAAAGTCAACATCTAACGTGGTTGGTCTCATAGGATGAAAGTCTCAACACCATTGAGGAGCATCGATTCGGGCCTGATGAGCGACGAGTCGAGTTTCATAATTTTTTGCGTCGGCGGGTAAGAAGCAATCCTGAATTTGGAGGGCTTTGATCGCAATAAGCTGACATTTCCGCTTTCCAGGGTGTCTTTGCTCCTAGAGAGTTGAAGGAAGGAGTACGACTTTTAAACGGAATTCGTCTGATGTGAGTATCATGGTGCAGCTGAATTACATGAAACGCAACCGGACTGGCCTAACAAACTGTCCAGAGTACAAAAGGATGCGCAAGATAATGAAACTTTTGCACCTCTTCACGTTTCCCTAAAGCCCGAGGACTACTCAAGCATGGTCGAGATCATGCGGTTACCTTACCGAGCCATAGAAGGAACCAGCGTTGTCGGCCCCTTTTTCTGGGCAGCTCTGGACCACGACGACAAAGATCCTCACTTGCGTATGTCAAACCCACCCTGTATCCCTCTCATCCCGAGCCCTCACACACCATCATACCATCATACCACTCACGTTCTAACGAGCCGCCCGTTCCTTTGAATACAGAAATCATCTTCCGCAAATCCGACGTCCGGAAAAAGGGCAAAACCCGCGGCTGGGAACTGATGCTCTCGCACTCCTTCAACACGGGCATCACGTCGGGTTTCGTCAAAGGCACGCCCTCGTCCGACATCAACGTTTCCATCAAGACCCTATTGGCCTGCGCCTCACAAGCCATGCACCCCTTTTTGCTCCCCATGATCGTTTTGTCTCACGACATCTCCATCAAGACGGACATGAAGCAGCGCGAAGCGCGCGAGTGGTTGCGCCGGCTCGAGCACGCCGTCAGCATGCGACAAGAAATCCTCGAGGAAGAGTCCAACTACATCAAAGACACCATGGTCAACTTGGACCAGATCAACCGCGACCTGGTCGAGTGCCACTCCCAAGTCCTATGGAAACGCCCGCAAGCCTACCAAGAAATCGTCCGCAGTTTTGGCATCGCGCTCGATAGCTTTTGGTCTCTCGCTGAATCCCGTCCCGAAACCTACGGCAAAGAGGCCTTCAAAGCCCTGCACGAGAGCTTCGTCTCCCGCCTGGATTTCTTCCAAGCCAAACTCAAGGGGATCGAGAGCTACGCACACATCACGCTCGAGCGTCTGTCCATCCAGCGCGCGGCGCTGTACAACATCATCGCCCAGAAGGAGTCCAAGCTGGGTCTGCAAATGGCCGTCGACCAGCGCAAGCTGGCGCACGCCGCCAAGCGGGACGCAACCTCTATGAAATCCATTTCCCTCTTGGGCGCGGTATTCTTACCCGCCACACTGCTGGCGTCCGTCTTTTCCATGACCTTTTTCAACTTTCAGAACCAGGATTCGGGggattcgtcgtcgtcgtcgtcgtcgtcgtccgcTGCGGGTGACACCAATTCAACaacctcttcttctgggggaagtggaggcggtggtggttcaGTCTCCCCCACCATCTGGGTGTACTttgccatcaccatccctGTGAcgctcgtcatcgtcgtgaCCTGGCTCCTGTGGGACAAGAGGCGCGAAGCCGAGTACGCCGAAGTAGATAAAGATATCGAGAAGGGCATCGATGCGATGGAGCAGAAGATCATGGCagagatgaggaagaggacgatgagCACGGCTAGGACGTGGAATGTTGCCAAGAGTTGATGACAGTaggaggagcgggaggcGGCTTGGGCATATCAAGGCATATCACAACGAGCGACGATGATGTGACGAAAGAGAAATCCATGGATTAACAGCCATTTGCCATTTTTGGATTGAAGAAAGGGGAGGGAGTTGTGGGATGGACAACATATCAAGGACTGTGAGTACCTTGACGTGATATGAGTTATGATACCTTCGCGCATTGGGGCGGCTACATAAGTTATGACTTGCGTATACATACCATGGctactttactatagaaaatcAATGGCATCTTCCCGCGAAGCGCTTCTGCGACCTTTGTGAACTTACTGTTATATGTGTGTAAGTCGAGGTGCAGTGTGTCAGGGACCATCATCGAGGCATCTCACCTCGGGATTCAATAAGGTTATTTCCCCATGGCAGTTGAAGATCACCGCCATTGGAACCGCAAATAATCACAGGTGTAAATGTtatttctctccttctttcatTTTCCCATCAGTAATAAGCCAAACACGGCCAAATACTCCTCACTCTAATGTTATCTGCCACTTGCCAGTCATTGCATCACTTGGACCATCAAACCCGTTCCAGGGCGCCATCCGTATGATTTGTTTACACAAAAATAGGGGGACACAATAACAACCTGAAAAGGTAAACGCAAGCAAAACTGGCCACCCCTTTTGCAGCACCCAGTTCCCGTCCAGACTCATCCTGCGTTGACTGTGCATATCCAAGGCAAAGAGCCCATTTCTTTCGTCTCATAACGCATGCTACATGTATCcactactgctgctgctgctgctataCTTCTGGCTTCGTATTGGGTTTTGTACAGAAACGGCCACGGTTCGGAAATCCGCTGGTTTAACAAGCCCATTCATTAGTCTTGCCGATTCTCTGGCCTCTGCGTAGTTGATCGGCCATGTCGCAGTGCAGGTGATGGCGAGTTGATTATACACCATTCGAGCCCACAGCCGTCGAGGTTCGAGCTGCTTAGAAGTCCGGGAACAAGTGACCGTACCTAATCTGTGTTAGCATCCAGATACGGCATCGCCGTTTGGTACCAATAACTTACTCATCTGGCCCTCCTTGTCCATACCGCTCAGTCTCCTCAGGATACCTGTCGAACTGGCTCGCGTCTCCTGCTCCGGCCTTGACTGGCGGAGTATACGGCGCGTCGATATCTTTCCTTGCCAGTCGGTCCCAAGTCACCTCGGCAAACCAAGGGTGTGACTTGACGTCTTGCGGTCCGCCGTACAGGTTTCCAAGGCGCTTGCTCAGGTCTGCCGTGATCAACCGCTCCAACAAGTCCTGCGCGTCGGGGTTGACCCACTGAGGGTATCTGACCTTGCCCTTGAGAATGTTTTCGTAGATCTTCATGGGGGAGCTGCCGTCCCAGAAGGGCGTGTAACCGCAAAGCATTTCGTAAATCAAAATACCCAGGGACCACCTGCGCGGTACTCATGTAAGCAATTGGTGGCCCGTTGGAGAGGCTGCCGAATGAATGTACTTACCAATCTACCGACTTGTTGTAACCCTTGTTGGAAACAACCTCTGGTGCCAAGTAGTCTGGAGTACCACACAGTGTCCACGTCTTATCTGGAACCCGCTTGGCGAACCCGAAATCCGTAATTTTGAGGTGGCCGTGGCGGTCAAGAAGCAGGTTCTCGGGCTTCAGATCTCTGTAAATGATATCCCGCGAGTGCAGGTACTCCAGGGCCAAGGTGACTTCTGCAGCGTAGAACTTGGCAACGGGGTTAGGAAAGCGCTGTAGAATCCGTGTCAGCCGCACATACTCCATGGGCGAACAAACCCATCTAACTTACTCCGGACTTCCTCAGCAACGAGAAGAGCTCGCCGCCCTCTACGAAATCCATCACCATGTAAAGATTCTTGGCATCCTGAAATGTTCCCCATAGCGTGATCAGGAAGGGGTGTTTGACCTCCGCTAGCATTCTTCTTTCGTCATTGGTGTGCTCGACCTGCTTCATCTTGACCACTTGGGCCTTCTTCAGCACCTTGACGGCATAGAAGCGCGAGTTATGCCGAGACTGGACCAGGTGGACTCTGCCGAAGCTACCAGTGCCGAGGGTTCTCAATATCTCGAAGTCGGCGAGCGAATACTTGCCCTTGGTGGCCCTGGGCTGACTAGGCTGAGGCTGcagttgctgttgctgttgctgttgttgctgctgctgctgttggggttgttgctgctgctgctgctgctgctgctgctgagctTGAGACTGCTGATGGTGATTATGCGGCGGCTGCAGTGTTGCTTGCTGTGGTTGAGGCATGGACGGCTGGGGCGTGTGCGGCGCGGGCAGGCCGCCGTTAGCTGGGGATACAGATGGAACGTATCTAGACGACTGTTTGTAGGTGGCAGGTTGGTCGTATTGCGGTTGGTGTATGAGGTTGGAGATGGACGGGAGGTTCTGCTGCTCCGCTACTCCAGGAGAAGGCGTGTGCTGAGGGGGGTAGGCATGCTGTTGGACCGGGACAGAATTCATGTTGACGGGGTTTTCGTGCGGCAGAAGAGTGGGCATATGGGTTGTATCGATGGTGGTAGTGCCGGTCGCGACTGACTGGGAAGTGGCCTGCGACGCACTCGAGTGCGACGAGATCCGGGCGATGCTGCTCTGGATGGAGTTGCGGTCGAGGCTCGAGGCCGAGGTAGGGGTGACTGGGCTGGTTGGGTGGCTAGTCGAAGAAGGGTCCGTATTGCCCTCCTTCGTCCGTTTCTTTTTGAGGAAACCGAGGCTAGGCAGAGGCATCAAATCCTATTTCCTGGTCGACAGCCGAGCGAGACCTGGGCCGTCTAATTGGGGAGCTGGAGACGGGAGCCGGAACCGACACGCGGAGGAGAGAATCGGGCAGGAGTGGtgcaggcggcggcggcggcgggctgTCGCGACTGCAGGATGAATGCAAGGCAATCAGTAAACACGGAGCTTCAATATGGGACGGAGAAAAGCCAATTGGCACATGCGGCTGCTGCAGCGCATGGGGAACGACCCGGCTCGCTCTGAGCTTTGAGGTTGGGTAACACCGGCAGAAGCAAGAGATAGGGAACGACAACCTCGACGAGTGCAAGGGCAAACGCTCTGATCAAGGCAGTCGCGGTGCAACTCCAGCTGCGGTATCGGTGCTTTCTATCTCCCAGCGACACCTCATGACCTCATTAACCGGGCGTGTAGTGACATGTGCTTTCTTAGGTTTGGTTGACATTTTGGATATCAGTTGGAACACATACCAGACAACAACCTTTGCTACCTTTGACGGGACTACCCAGCGAGCGCTAGCGTGTAGCTGAGAGAGAGGATGGAAGGTCGAAATACGCCAGAAAGCGAATAGAGTAGTTGCGTATGTGTTATGGTGaagtgtggtgtggtgtggtgtggtgtggtgtgtgtggtgtggtCAAGACTAGCAAAAAACGAGCAAGGCGGAGAGAGAGGTACGGCGACGTCAGGAATTGAAGCCGGAGGTAAGGTAGTGAAGTCACTCAGCGTTGCCCTACCTTGCAGGTTGCTTTTTCCTTGTAAGGCGGGACCGAGtgcagtgtagtgtagtaagACTGGGGTGAGATGTTTTGAACTGGAACCCTGTCAATTGTCGAGAAACAAGCTGAGCTGTTGCTGTTACGTGTTGTTGTACGGTCGAATTGGAGGAGCTGAGAAAGAGGGATGTCGAGATTGAGGGGCAACCAAAGACAACAGAAAACAAGAAGACGGTTGACAAAGAACGGGAACGGTCAGGACGACGTGTGCGCTCTCTTGGGATCGATCGCCTGTCCTATTGACATAGGGCGACGTCTCTCTGCCTTTGTACACTAGTACATAGAGCCACGCACGCCCCAATTGCGATTTGGTAGCTGAATCGGGGGCCCGAGGGGGGAATCAATCGATGCTGTTCAAAGCTCTTTGCTTTCGTTGCCTTTGGCTTTTCTTGTTTGTCTCCCAAGTGGAGCGCGCCCCTGGTTAAGTTCCCCCTGCTGGAGACGATCCCGTCCCGAGAGAGACTGGTTGGAAACTTTGGTACACTTGGCCGAATCCAACCATCTCCTTTCGAAGACGTCAAAGAGAAGCGATACACTCAGAGACGATATACCCCAGTTCACTCATGATATAAAGCCAGACGCCTCGGCTGCTCAGTCAAGTTGAACAAGCAGCGGACATGTCAAGTAAGTATCAAGCCCAGATGCCCGTTTGGGTCGTCTCTGGACAAGCTGTGTAGGTGCGACTGCGGGGACACACTTCCAACTTTACAGCTGGAACTGAAGCAGTGGTTGAAGTCACTGCGGGACCTCGTAGAATCCCAGTGACATTGGAGGGGCTTGAGGAGCCGCTGGTGATGGTGTAAAAGGTGGGGTTTCCTCTAACTTTTGGAAGGGATCGTCCCTGTTGGATAGACTTGTCGAGTTGCCCATCGCATCGTCATCGCCTTCGGCATCCAATCACGTCACCTTGAACTCGTGTCCAGGTCCAAATTTGGGGCGTCAGAAATGGCCCTCAACCCCGAGCTCCCAAAATATGGAAATGTAACCGTCATGTCaatttcattttttttcaATTCTCTTTTCAAACCGACCATTGGTATTCGGGGGAGGCTACACTACCTGGCTCTGTCATTAGGTATACCCACTGGTAATTGTGTAGAATCCCGCTTGTCGGCAGTTTAGGAAAAAAGCAGTAACCCTGTGCGTCGGAGGACACAAATGTGGTTTTCTATAGTCACCTCCAGGATCAGGGCTTATATATCTCAGGGACAGGCAAGGGCAGAGATGTAAGAAAAGTCCCATTTTGACCGTCGCAATGAGTAAAGGGCAGTCGTCTCGGAATACCGCCTCTTCTGTAGAAGGGCAAGCTCGAAATACACCCAAAaaccaagaaaaaagaaaatagacCGTCCGTGCCACCCGCGCCAATGCAGAAACTGTATGTGCGAATCCTcatcctctcttttttttctttctcttctcctcgaTTGCGTATCGCgattcaccaccaccatcatcccatcccatcatgATCCCCAAATGTCATATCCCTTAAAAGCGATGGCTGCGCTGCTGCTTCGTCCTGTACGCCGTGTATCCGACATAGGCACCTCCCAccgcgaagaagaagaagagcgtcTTCACCAGGAACCAGGTCCAGCTACCCTCAGCTTGCTGATCCGTcaccttcttgcccttgccaCTACCAGGGGTGGACTTGGTCGGCGGTGCGGTAGTGTAGAGGTTCCTGGCGTTGATCGAGATGATGTCGTGGTTGTCGCTAAGCTCGCCCGTCTCGGCCGTGAAGCCGAGGTAGGCCACGGGAGGAATCGTGGGCGGCTGGTTGGTCTCGAAGCAGAGGAGCCACTCGCCCTCGTTCTTGTACTGCAGCTCGAGCTTCAGGTACTTGTCCTGAAAGTGCGACAGCTTGAACTTGGTCGGCACGTTGGCGTGCCTGATACCGCGGGCCgagcagccagccagctccTGGTTCTTGCCATCCGTGTCCTTGTCGTAGGAGGTCCGTCCGTCGCCCACCATGGCCATGACGTAGGGGAAGACGACGCCGGGCCGGTTGTTCTTGTACGTGTCGAAGAAGATGCCGAGACCCTCGAACTTGTCCTGGTTGCCGAAAACAGGCCCCTCGCGCCCGCGCTCCTTGGTGAGCCACATGGCAAACCCATCGCCATAGAGCTGGTTCTTTCCGGAAATTTTGAACTCGACCTCGATTTCCCAGTTGGTTGCTGTCAAGGGCACCTTGGACCAAAGGTTGCCCATCTGCGACGGCCGGTCGGATGTGAGACGAATGTACCTTGGGAAGAAGTACCGTTAGCGATGTCTTCCTTGGCGACGTTGGACGGCTTTGTGAGGGAGCAACTCACTGGTCTGTACGGATAATGGTGTCTCCTCCAAAGTCATACCACCGACTTTGCGTGTCTGAGTCCAAGTATGGCTGTAGGTTGTGAATAACACGGCGTCAGTCATGGTCGAGACAAGTCCCAAGTCCCTCGTGGGATGCGGAGAGATCATGTGCGCATACCTGGTTCAAGCTATGCGTCCTGAGCTGTTGGAAGAAAGCGTTAGTACCATGCGCAGAATGGCGCGAGGCAGAGCTTCCGGAACTCACTCCAATGCTCTTCACGTTGCCCTCTGCATCTTGCTGCACAGCACCGTGTGCCGCCGTGGCCAGCCACAAGGCCGACAGTGCCGacgtcaacaacatcatgATGCCCAGAAACCTAACCTAACGATGCGGCGGATCTgctttgggaggaggaggcaagaagggggagggggaggaagaagaaaaagaagaagggggagaagaagaaaggaggaagaggaggcgtAGCGATagtattgttgttgttgttgttgttgattgaAGCCCGCAAGGGGGAAAATGCACAAGAGATGGGACTGAAGAAAACGAAGGAACTGAATTGTTggaaaaggggaggggggaaatgaATGAGCGTGCAGAAGGTATTCAGATAATGTCGTTTCGGAACTTGAGCCGAAGTGGTGTCGCTTCGTGCCGCTGGTTTGTGGTTCTTGATGCGGTTGTTGAACCAACCACGAACTGTTAAACCTCAGGTTAGCTGGCCTTTTCGAAGCCCAGGCCGGAAACAGAGGGGGCCACCACGGCGAGACCGTGCAGCGTCCGAGAGCAGAAATCCGGGGCAACTTGGCAGTGAGCATGCGACACATcgcctaggtacctacctctaacgATGCAACGAAGGCTGGCAGTGGTAGGACTCAGGCAATTACCTCTAGTATCAGTGTTGATAACCGTACCGTAGGTACATTTCCTTCCATTCCTGGCCATTTTGTTTACCAACAAATAGGTTGAAACAACAATGTAATTGTATACCTACTTATCACAAAGTTAACGATCTTTTACCCTTGCTCGGCTAGATTCCAACAGAAGCTTTGCTGGACCCTTCGGCTTCTATGACAGGGATCTTGGGGGCCTGCAATcagtggatgatgatgagttACGGATTTAACATTGACACAGCAAAGGGGACTTTGAGCTCCTGGAAACTAAGCCCAAGGTAGTGATCCATCTGTCTGACCCGTCAGTGGTCAGTTACGAAATTTACCGTCAGTTTCATGAAAAAATGGCCATCTTTTCGTTACTTACAGGCGCACGTGATTATATGGAGCCTGGTACAAAGTATTCGGGTACAGAATTTGGGCTCAAAACCCCCAACACACAGTAGCCTTCGTCGACGAAGCTACCTTCTGGTGGATACCGTGCACGGGCATGAGCACAGACCTTGAATTAGCGTAATTTTCGACATTTTGTCAGGAAAGGTAAGAATGCCATATTTTCAGTTCCTATCGAACACTAGCCCAAGGCGCTTTGCCGGCCGGGAAAAGGAACACCATGCGAATGATCGATAAACGATAAGCGATCCGTGGCTGGTGACGTGACCCACTTATTCTTCACTTTAGTGTAAGTGCACCCGACTGCACtgcagtgtagtgtagttgcCGCCACTCCAATTATCCCAAGGACAACCAACCTTCTCTTTCTGAATTATTTCACTAATTGTATTTCAAATTGGCCAATCAATCCACCAAAGAAAATCATCATGGTGGGCTTCTCTTTTGGACTGAAAAAGGCTGCCGCCTCCTCGAAACCAGCGCCGGCCAAGAGGAAGCCCACGACCTTCGGcggcgatgacgatgacgaagacaCGACAGCCGGTGATGGCCAGCCCAAGCCCATCGCCGCCGTTGAAATTGCCGAATTGGACGGTTTCGACGACAACACGAGCACACCCCTAGAGGCAGTAGACGAGGACCGCAAATCAAAAAAGAAATCAAAGGGactaccacaaccaccaccgcctatatcggcaacaacaacaacatcatcatcatcatcatcaaacaaGAAAGCACCTCCtcccgtcgccgccgccgctcaaTTTGGCGAcctctcctccgccctcgaATCGCGTAAATACGCTCAGgctgccgccaccgccgacCCCTCCATCTACGACTACGACGCCGTCTACGATTCCCTCAAGGCGCCCAAGAAGCAAGAGAAAGAAGCCGACAGCAAGGAAGGTAAGCGGCCGCGCTACTTTGATGCTTTACAAAAGGCCGCCGAGACGCGCGAGCGCGACCGGGCCATCGCCGAAGAAAAACGACTAAAACGGGAGCGCGAGGCCGAGGGGGACGCGTTTGCCGACAAAGAAAAATTCGTCACAGAGGCGTACAAGCGCCAGCAGGAAGAAAACCGACGActagaggaagaagaaaagaagagggaggaggaagaggccaaaaagaacaagaaTAAGGGCTTGACAGACTTTTATAAGCAGAtgctggagaaggaggagcaggagcatgCGGCCAAGATGAAGGCTGTTGAGGAGCGGGTTAAGGCTGGGCCTGGAGAGGCAGCACAGCAGAAGaatgagggagaagaagacccgGACGCGGAAAAGTCGGCGACAGAAAGGGCAAAAGAGATTAACGCCATGGGCGGAAATGTGATTATCAATGATGACGGTGAGGTGGTCGACAAACGACAGCTGCTCAAGGGTGGTCTAAACGTGGCGcctaagaagaaggtggaacACCAACAAGAGAAGGCTCGACAGGCCGCAAAGCCTGCTGGGGCAAGCGGACCAGCTAAGGGCGTGTTCCAGGGTGGCAGCAAGCAGGCAATGCGGGAAAGGCAGACGCGCATGCTGGAGGCTCAGCTTGAGGAGAGGCTTAAGCGGgcgagagaggaggaagaagaagagaggaagaaggttgAGCTGGTGTCCAAGAGCAGGAAGACGGAGGCGGATATCTCGAGCGCGAAGGAGCGGTACCTGGCGAGAAAGAGGGCGGCCGaagaggcgaagaagaaggggctggaggagggtggtgcgCCGTAGTTCTGTTTTTAACAGCTCGGTTTTGTTATCTTTCAAGTTGTTCATTTTcagtggttgttgttgacatgagatacccttttctttttgggaaCCTGGTCAAACTGATCACATCAGTTCCCAGTAAAAGCATATGCCAGGACAaggaaaaataaagaatGCCACTTTTCCAACGTCTATAAAAAGCACTGGGCCCCGTTCCTTTCCCTGTCTACCCATACCATTCCCTTGCCCGTGATTGCGCTGATGTTGATACACACGTACACATATGGTACGGAAAACGATGTCACCT
Proteins encoded in this region:
- a CDS encoding lectin family integral membrane protein; translation: MMLLTSALSALWLATAAHGAVQQDAEGNVKSIGLRTHSLNQPYLDSDTQSRWYDFGGDTIIRTDQYIRLTSDRPSQMGNLWSKVPLTATNWEIEVEFKISGKNQLYGDGFAMWLTKERGREGPVFGNQDKFEGLGIFFDTYKNNRPGVVFPYVMAMVGDGRTSYDKDTDGKNQELAGCSARGIRHANVPTKFKLSHFQDKYLKLELQYKNEGEWLLCFETNQPPTIPPVAYLGFTAETGELSDNHDIISINARNLYTTAPPTKSTPGSGKGKKVTDQQAEGSWTWFLVKTLFFFFAVGGAYVGYTAYRTKQQRSHRF
- the pkac-1 gene encoding cAMP-dependent protein kinase type 3, encoding MPLPSLGFLKKKRTKEGNTDPSSTSHPTSPVTPTSASSLDRNSIQSSIARISSHSSASQATSQSVATGTTTIDTTHMPTLLPHENPVNMNSVPVQQHAYPPQHTPSPGVAEQQNLPSISNLIHQPQYDQPATYKQSSRYVPSVSPANGGLPAPHTPQPSMPQPQQATLQPPHNHHQQSQAQQQQQQQQQQQPQQQQQQQQQQQQQLQPQPSQPRATKGKYSLADFEILRTLGTGSFGRVHLVQSRHNSRFYAVKVLKKAQVVKMKQVEHTNDERRMLAEVKHPFLITLWGTFQDAKNLYMVMDFVEGGELFSLLRKSGRFPNPVAKFYAAEVTLALEYLHSRDIIYRDLKPENLLLDRHGHLKITDFGFAKRVPDKTWTLCGTPDYLAPEVVSNKGYNKSVDWWSLGILIYEMLCGYTPFWDGSSPMKIYENILKGKVRYPQWVNPDAQDLLERLITADLSKRLGNLYGGPQDVKSHPWFAEVTWDRLARKDIDAPYTPPVKAGAGDASQFDRYPEETERYGQGGPDEYGHLFPDF